From Cricetulus griseus strain 17A/GY chromosome 1 unlocalized genomic scaffold, alternate assembly CriGri-PICRH-1.0 chr1_0, whole genome shotgun sequence, a single genomic window includes:
- the Ube2n gene encoding ubiquitin-conjugating enzyme E2 N isoform X2 translates to MAGLPRRIIKETQRLLAEPVPGIKAEPDESNARYFHVVIAGPQDSPFEGGTFKLELFLPEEYPMAAPKVRFMTKIYHPNVDKLGRICLDILKDKWSPALQIRTVLLSIQALLSAPNPDDPLANDVAEQWKTNEAQAIETARAWTRLYAMNNI, encoded by the exons gAAACCCAGCGTTTGCTGGCAGAACCAGTTCCTGGCATTAAAGCAGAACCAGATGAGAGCAACGCCCGTTATTTTCATGTGGTCATTGCTGGCCCCCAGGATTCCCCCTTTGAGGGAGGGACTTTTAAACTTGAACTATTCCTTCCAGAAGAATACCCAATGGCAGCACCTAAAGTACGTTTCATGACCAAAATTTATCATCCTAATGTAGACAAGTTGGGAAGAATATGTTTAGATATTTTGAAAG ATAAgtggtccccagcactgcagattCGCACAGTTCTGCTATCAATCCAGGCTTTGTTAAGTGCTCCTAATCCAGATGATCCGTTAGCAAATGATGTAGCCGAGCAGTGGAAGACCAATGAAGCCCAAGCCATAGAAACAG CGAGAGCATGGACTAGGCTATATGCCATGAATAATATTTAA